The Thermococcus sp. MV5 genome includes a window with the following:
- a CDS encoding glycogen synthase produces the protein MKILILGFEYLPTKVGGLAEAITSIAETLAKLGNEVWVFTPSHGHIEGERILKFEIAIYNGKETIQVYERHQNGVRVFAISSPLLDNKDVYGPGWEGMLGKAIQFGKATVGLLNFLIEREGKPDVLHFHDWHTVFAGALIKKYFQLPTVFTIHRLNKSKVPAYYFHNAHLGELAPYPDIDPEHVGAYIADLVTTVSRTYLWEEWEFYKNFEGKATYVYNGIACDFWNEELLENKDLPREERRKKILESLGLSDGITFMFIGRFDRGQKGVDTLLKAIETIAHKHPSEFLKMRFLIIGKGDQELENWAHTLGAKYPENIKVITEMLKREFTRELYGSVDFIIVPSYFEPFGLVQMEAMCLGAIPIGSAVGGIKDTIISLDEDTENATGLLVPPKDPNALAQAILRMSKLKEENSEILEKMRQNGKKRSKEVFTWENACKRYLKAYRNNIDKAVEFLR, from the coding sequence ATGAAAATACTAATATTGGGATTTGAATATTTACCAACAAAAGTCGGAGGGCTGGCAGAAGCTATAACAAGCATTGCTGAAACCTTAGCAAAACTTGGCAACGAAGTTTGGGTGTTTACACCTTCCCACGGACATATAGAAGGCGAAAGGATACTAAAATTTGAGATTGCGATTTATAATGGGAAGGAGACGATACAAGTGTATGAGAGACACCAAAATGGAGTTAGAGTATTCGCTATAAGCAGTCCCCTCCTAGATAACAAGGATGTTTATGGACCAGGATGGGAAGGAATGCTGGGCAAAGCGATACAATTTGGAAAAGCCACAGTTGGACTTTTAAATTTCCTCATAGAGCGGGAAGGAAAGCCAGATGTCCTACATTTCCACGACTGGCACACTGTCTTTGCGGGTGCTTTAATTAAGAAATACTTCCAACTTCCGACAGTCTTTACAATTCACCGATTAAACAAGTCCAAAGTCCCAGCATATTACTTCCACAATGCTCACTTAGGAGAACTCGCACCATACCCCGATATAGATCCCGAACATGTAGGAGCATACATAGCAGATTTAGTTACGACAGTGAGCAGAACTTATTTGTGGGAAGAATGGGAGTTTTATAAGAACTTTGAGGGAAAAGCAACATATGTTTATAATGGCATAGCCTGTGATTTTTGGAATGAGGAATTATTAGAAAATAAAGATCTCCCAAGGGAAGAAAGAAGGAAAAAGATCCTAGAGAGCCTAGGCTTAAGCGATGGTATTACATTTATGTTCATTGGTAGATTTGACAGAGGCCAGAAAGGTGTCGATACCCTTCTAAAAGCAATTGAAACTATCGCACACAAACATCCAAGTGAATTCTTAAAGATGCGCTTTCTCATAATAGGAAAAGGGGATCAAGAGCTCGAAAATTGGGCTCATACTTTGGGAGCTAAGTACCCAGAAAACATCAAAGTAATAACCGAGATGCTAAAGAGAGAATTTACAAGAGAACTTTATGGTAGTGTTGACTTTATAATTGTTCCATCATACTTTGAGCCTTTTGGGCTTGTACAGATGGAGGCAATGTGTTTAGGAGCAATTCCCATAGGTTCAGCTGTTGGAGGAATAAAAGACACTATAATAAGCCTAGATGAAGATACAGAAAACGCTACTGGATTGCTAGTCCCACCAAAAGATCCCAATGCTCTTGCACAGGCTATTTTGAGAATGAGTAAGCTAAAAGAAGAGAACTCAGAAATCCTCGAAAAGATGCGTCAAAATGGCAAAAAACGCTCAAAAGAGGTTTTTACATGGGAAAACGCTTGTAAGAGATATCTAAAAGCCTATAGAAATAATATAGACAAAGCTGTGGAGTTTTTAAGATAA
- a CDS encoding HIT family protein: MNCPFCIPTQGALLYEDEKIRILIDSYPANKGHLLVVPKRHVEKLEDLREDEKFALLKGIEISIQNLKKLLNPDGFNIGINLGEAAGQTVPHLHIHIIPRYNGDSTFPRGGIRKAVINVEDENLSLKEKWIKNRLKEDEKKKLVELFRNI; encoded by the coding sequence ATGAACTGTCCATTCTGCATTCCAACTCAAGGGGCCCTCCTTTACGAAGATGAAAAGATTAGGATTTTGATAGATTCATATCCAGCGAACAAAGGCCATTTACTTGTAGTTCCAAAAAGACACGTAGAGAAGCTGGAGGATTTAAGAGAAGATGAAAAATTTGCCCTTTTAAAAGGAATTGAAATCTCAATCCAAAACCTCAAAAAACTTCTAAATCCCGATGGATTCAATATAGGAATTAACCTTGGGGAAGCTGCAGGACAGACAGTTCCTCATCTCCATATACACATTATTCCTCGATATAATGGAGATAGCACCTTCCCCAGAGGAGGCATACGAAAGGCTGTTATTAATGTTGAGGATGAGAACTTAAGTCTTAAGGAAAAATGGATAAAGAACAGACTAAAAGAAGACGAAAAGAAGAAACTGGTGGAATTATTCCGCAACATCTAA
- a CDS encoding YbaK/EbsC family protein codes for MNFKGIEEKVIRFRDERLWRKYHTPKNLAISLAIELGELLEHFQWETNDEIFEKIKNKEVQEKIEEEMADIIIYLVILAHELGIDLDKAVEEKLRKNNEKYPVKEIVIEEIVKELGGEIIEPKGEVKSVKQVVKLLGVQPDQIIKSLVFIVNESEPILVIVDGKSKASIEKLKKVFGNVRMAKAKEVERITGYKVGEVPPVGVPIRTIMDEKVLEKEFVIGGGGRIDRLSKLSPKKILEFQKAELLDVAE; via the coding sequence ATGAATTTTAAGGGAATTGAAGAAAAAGTAATCAGGTTCAGGGATGAAAGACTCTGGAGAAAATACCATACCCCAAAGAACCTTGCAATCTCATTAGCAATCGAACTTGGGGAACTTTTGGAACATTTCCAGTGGGAAACGAACGATGAAATCTTTGAAAAGATCAAAAACAAGGAAGTACAGGAAAAAATTGAAGAGGAGATGGCGGATATAATAATTTACCTTGTTATCTTAGCTCATGAACTGGGAATAGATCTAGATAAGGCAGTAGAAGAAAAGTTGAGGAAGAATAACGAAAAATATCCTGTAAAAGAAATAGTGATCGAAGAAATAGTGAAAGAGCTTGGAGGGGAGATAATAGAACCGAAAGGAGAAGTTAAGAGTGTAAAACAAGTTGTGAAACTTCTTGGTGTTCAACCAGATCAGATAATTAAATCTCTGGTTTTTATAGTAAATGAAAGTGAACCTATTCTTGTTATAGTGGATGGAAAATCAAAGGCGAGCATTGAAAAATTAAAAAAGGTCTTTGGGAACGTTAGAATGGCAAAAGCCAAAGAAGTTGAGAGGATTACGGGATATAAAGTTGGTGAAGTTCCACCAGTAGGAGTTCCCATAAGAACAATAATGGATGAAAAAGTTCTTGAGAAAGAATTCGTAATCGGGGGAGGGGGGAGAATAGATAGATTAAGTAAGCTCAGTCCAAAGAAAATCCTAGAGTTTCAAAAGGCTGAGCTTTTAGATGTTGCGGAATAA
- the iorA gene encoding indolepyruvate ferredoxin oxidoreductase subunit alpha: protein MEIANSQSLVDVPKVSNKKLLMGNEAIAYGALESGISFATGYPGTPSTEVIETIARLNPEVFAEWAPNEKVALEEAAGVAYTGLRTLVTMKCVGLNVAADPLMSLAYSGVEGGLVILVADDPGPHTSQTEQDDRYYGKIALLPVLEPADVQEAHDLVKYAYELSEKYKVPVIFRTTTRVNHTTADVEVGEFINLNREPKFKKDIQRYVRASMKGNLERHKWLNQTLKEIELEFESIPFNWIEGGGEIGIITEGTPYNYVKEVTSKMGDNFKILKLSTPYPLPRKLVVDFLRSVKKVIVIEDGAPFLEEEVKIVAYEEGILIPIYGKRTGHLPLEGELTPRIVKNTLLNILGDEGEEYVKPKEVEEAEKLAPSRPPTMCPGCPHRGSYRALLDALRKLKFKKDELPIHGDIGCYALSLLPPLEAIWTEYVMGASISLANGQSIAMGKKIIATIGDSTFFHNGLQPLVDAVYKDLDVLIMILDNRTTAMTGHQPHPGTGGSETGRKFNEINIESLVKALGVKYVKTVDPYDLKATKEAIREAMQAKGPAVIIAKRECIIPVIRRGEVGEIPVVIESKCTGCKACALLTGCPALVFDSESGKMRIDSLICTGCGLCEQLCPFDAIIYPSRE, encoded by the coding sequence ATGGAAATAGCGAATTCACAGTCCTTGGTTGATGTTCCTAAAGTTTCAAATAAAAAGCTTCTCATGGGGAATGAAGCGATTGCGTATGGAGCTTTAGAGAGCGGCATTTCATTTGCCACTGGTTATCCAGGAACACCCTCCACTGAGGTTATTGAAACAATAGCTAGGTTAAACCCAGAAGTTTTTGCAGAATGGGCACCTAATGAAAAGGTTGCACTTGAAGAGGCTGCGGGTGTTGCGTATACTGGCCTCAGGACCCTTGTAACTATGAAATGTGTTGGACTTAATGTTGCGGCTGATCCTTTAATGAGCTTGGCTTATTCTGGGGTTGAAGGAGGATTAGTTATTTTAGTTGCGGATGATCCTGGTCCTCACACATCTCAAACAGAGCAAGATGACAGGTATTATGGTAAGATTGCTCTATTGCCAGTATTGGAGCCTGCAGATGTCCAGGAGGCGCATGATCTAGTAAAATACGCCTATGAGCTTAGTGAGAAGTACAAAGTCCCAGTTATTTTCAGGACAACTACTAGGGTTAATCATACCACTGCAGATGTTGAAGTTGGCGAGTTTATTAACCTCAATAGAGAGCCTAAATTTAAAAAAGACATTCAGAGATACGTGAGAGCTTCAATGAAAGGTAATCTTGAGAGACATAAATGGCTTAATCAAACATTAAAGGAGATTGAACTTGAATTTGAGAGCATTCCATTTAATTGGATCGAAGGAGGGGGAGAGATAGGAATCATAACTGAGGGAACGCCATATAACTATGTTAAAGAGGTCACCTCAAAGATGGGAGATAACTTTAAGATCTTGAAACTTTCAACTCCTTATCCCCTACCCAGAAAACTTGTAGTGGACTTCTTAAGAAGTGTCAAGAAGGTTATAGTGATTGAAGATGGAGCTCCTTTTTTAGAGGAAGAGGTCAAAATTGTTGCTTATGAGGAGGGAATATTAATTCCAATTTATGGGAAGAGAACTGGACATTTACCTCTTGAAGGAGAACTGACTCCGAGAATTGTAAAAAATACCCTCTTAAATATCCTTGGTGATGAAGGAGAAGAGTACGTGAAGCCTAAGGAGGTGGAAGAAGCTGAGAAGTTGGCCCCTTCAAGACCACCAACCATGTGTCCAGGTTGTCCACATAGAGGGTCTTATAGGGCTCTGCTTGATGCTCTTAGGAAGTTAAAGTTCAAGAAGGATGAACTCCCAATCCACGGGGACATAGGATGTTATGCCCTATCACTCCTTCCCCCCTTAGAGGCAATATGGACTGAATATGTAATGGGGGCGAGTATAAGCTTAGCAAACGGGCAGAGCATAGCAATGGGTAAGAAAATAATAGCAACAATAGGAGATTCTACATTCTTCCACAATGGACTACAGCCACTTGTAGATGCCGTTTACAAGGATCTTGATGTTCTTATCATGATTCTTGATAATAGAACAACGGCAATGACTGGACATCAACCACATCCTGGAACTGGGGGAAGTGAAACCGGTAGGAAGTTCAATGAAATAAATATTGAATCTCTTGTGAAAGCATTAGGAGTTAAGTACGTGAAAACAGTTGATCCATATGATCTCAAAGCTACAAAAGAAGCTATAAGAGAAGCAATGCAGGCCAAAGGACCAGCGGTTATCATAGCAAAGAGGGAATGCATAATTCCAGTTATAAGGAGAGGTGAAGTTGGAGAAATTCCAGTGGTTATTGAAAGTAAGTGTACTGGGTGTAAAGCGTGTGCTTTGTTAACAGGATGTCCTGCATTAGTCTTTGATAGCGAAAGTGGCAAAATGAGAATTGACTCGCTTATATGCACTGGTTGTGGACTTTGCGAACAGTTGTGTCCTTTTGATGCGATTATATATCCAAGTCGAGAGTGA
- a CDS encoding DUF4152 family protein, whose protein sequence is MRIVAADTGGAVLDENYNPIGLIATAAVLVEKPYRTAKISIVRYSNPFDYDLSGRQALKDEAFLALKLAKKVKPDVVHLDSTLGGIEIRKLDDPTIDALRISDRGKAIWHSLSKDLQPLTKKFWEETGIEVIAIGKESVAVRIAELYAGLYSVKWGIEHSLEKGFIRIGLPRYMKVEVKGDRLFGQSLDPREGGLYGELPIEKKDFEWQVYPNPIARTFMVFEIRA, encoded by the coding sequence ATGAGGATAGTAGCTGCAGATACTGGAGGAGCAGTACTTGATGAGAACTATAATCCAATTGGTCTTATAGCAACTGCTGCCGTTCTCGTAGAAAAACCATACAGAACGGCTAAAATAAGTATTGTGAGGTATTCAAATCCCTTTGATTATGATTTAAGTGGGCGGCAGGCACTAAAAGATGAAGCTTTTTTAGCTTTAAAACTTGCAAAGAAAGTTAAACCTGATGTAGTCCACTTAGACTCAACTCTTGGGGGAATAGAGATTAGAAAGCTTGATGATCCTACAATCGATGCTTTGAGAATCTCAGATAGGGGAAAAGCAATATGGCACAGCTTAAGCAAAGATCTACAGCCGTTAACGAAGAAATTCTGGGAAGAAACAGGAATAGAAGTGATTGCTATTGGAAAGGAAAGTGTGGCTGTGAGAATAGCTGAGCTCTATGCGGGTCTCTATTCAGTCAAGTGGGGAATTGAACACAGTCTAGAGAAAGGGTTTATCAGAATAGGCCTTCCACGATATATGAAAGTTGAAGTAAAAGGCGATAGGCTCTTTGGGCAGAGTTTAGATCCCCGAGAGGGTGGGCTTTATGGCGAATTACCCATTGAGAAGAAAGATTTTGAGTGGCAGGTTTACCCTAACCCAATAGCTAGGACTTTTATGGTATTTGAGATAAGGGCCTAA
- a CDS encoding diphthine--ammonia ligase, which produces MRVAVLFSGGKDSAYALYWALKQGFYVKYLVSMHSESEESYMYHVPNIHLTELQARAIGISLVKGFTKGEKEKEVEDLKNVLEGLKIDGVVAGALASTYQRERVEKVAKELGLEVFVPFWQADPEKYMREIIKAGFDVVIVGVSAYGLDKRWLGRKIDERAIQELKALNKKYKVHIAGEGGEFETFVRDAPFFRARIVFDEVEKIWDEYTSSGVLLIKAAHLESKG; this is translated from the coding sequence ATGAGAGTTGCAGTACTTTTTTCTGGAGGAAAGGACTCTGCATATGCTCTTTACTGGGCATTAAAGCAGGGATTTTATGTTAAATATCTTGTGAGCATGCATTCTGAAAGTGAGGAGAGTTATATGTATCATGTCCCGAACATCCACTTAACCGAGTTACAGGCCAGAGCGATTGGGATTTCCCTTGTAAAGGGCTTTACAAAAGGGGAAAAAGAAAAAGAAGTGGAAGATCTTAAGAATGTATTAGAAGGGTTGAAGATAGATGGTGTGGTTGCTGGGGCGTTAGCCAGTACATATCAACGAGAAAGAGTAGAAAAGGTGGCAAAAGAACTGGGATTAGAAGTCTTTGTTCCATTCTGGCAAGCTGATCCGGAGAAGTATATGAGAGAAATTATTAAGGCGGGTTTTGATGTGGTAATAGTTGGAGTGTCAGCATATGGCTTAGATAAGCGGTGGCTTGGGAGAAAAATAGATGAAAGGGCCATACAAGAATTAAAAGCGCTCAATAAAAAGTATAAGGTGCATATAGCTGGAGAGGGCGGGGAGTTTGAAACGTTTGTTAGAGATGCTCCATTTTTTAGAGCTAGGATTGTGTTTGATGAAGTTGAAAAGATATGGGACGAGTATACTTCTTCGGGAGTGTTGTTGATTAAAGCTGCCCATTTAGAGTCTAAGGGGTGA
- a CDS encoding ABC transporter ATP-binding protein produces MVTITLERITKKFGDFTALDRINLKIEDKEFMALLGPSGSGKSTLLYTIAGIYRPTAGRIYFDDRDVTEIPPKDRNVGLVFQNWALYPHMRVFNNIAFPLELKKASKGEIEKKVREVSKMLHIEHLLDRYPWQLSGGQQQRVAIARALVKEPDVLLLDEPLSNLDALLRLEVRAELKRLQKELGITAVYVTHDQAEALAMADRIAIIKEGKILQVGDPDEVYYKPAYKFVAGFLGSPPMNFVEVEIKEGNLYIYQSIIPVPKQYREIVKKLNVSEALFGFRPHDAEIVKGEGKGIKGEVYSFEPLGREQIVTVAVDGDVFVKIFAPEGEQFKFGEKVTIIPNEDKVILFDKKTEKALEFLL; encoded by the coding sequence ATGGTTACGATAACATTGGAGAGGATTACAAAAAAATTTGGGGATTTCACGGCGTTGGATAGAATCAATCTGAAAATAGAAGATAAAGAGTTTATGGCATTATTAGGGCCATCAGGGAGTGGAAAATCTACCCTATTATATACGATAGCAGGGATATATCGACCAACGGCTGGAAGGATATACTTTGATGATAGGGACGTTACAGAAATTCCTCCAAAAGACAGAAATGTAGGTTTGGTATTTCAAAATTGGGCGCTCTATCCTCATATGAGGGTATTCAATAATATAGCTTTCCCTCTTGAACTTAAAAAAGCTTCAAAAGGAGAAATAGAAAAGAAGGTGAGAGAAGTTTCTAAAATGCTGCATATTGAGCATCTCTTAGATAGATATCCTTGGCAACTTAGTGGTGGTCAGCAGCAGAGAGTAGCAATAGCAAGGGCCCTAGTTAAAGAGCCAGATGTTTTACTGCTGGATGAACCACTAAGCAATCTAGATGCCCTGCTTAGATTGGAGGTCAGAGCAGAACTTAAAAGACTCCAAAAAGAGCTTGGTATTACTGCAGTTTATGTAACTCATGATCAGGCAGAGGCCCTAGCAATGGCAGATAGGATTGCCATAATCAAGGAGGGAAAGATACTTCAAGTTGGGGATCCAGACGAGGTGTATTATAAACCAGCATATAAGTTTGTAGCTGGGTTCTTGGGTAGTCCACCAATGAACTTCGTTGAAGTTGAAATAAAAGAAGGGAATCTCTACATCTATCAGAGCATAATTCCAGTACCAAAACAATATAGAGAGATAGTCAAAAAACTAAATGTTAGTGAAGCACTCTTTGGATTTAGACCTCATGATGCAGAGATTGTCAAGGGGGAAGGGAAAGGCATTAAAGGAGAGGTTTATTCCTTTGAACCCCTTGGAAGAGAACAAATAGTCACTGTGGCAGTGGATGGTGATGTTTTTGTGAAGATTTTTGCCCCAGAGGGAGAACAGTTCAAATTTGGGGAGAAAGTGACTATAATCCCAAATGAGGACAAGGTTATTCTTTTTGACAAGAAGACTGAGAAAGCCCTAGAATTTCTTCTCTAG
- a CDS encoding carbohydrate ABC transporter permease: MRDVETRSRRYEWLIVAVIIFASLPLILGFALLALSSFSKDMITNLSLESFRPTIENWVNVFQGKLAITGGIRQNILKITFNTLVVALGVSGIVTLISTLAGYSLSRMKFRGRTVMMLLLLVLHAFPGVALIVGVYLFYRLTFPQDPSLVRIYSFFYVVLARAALEIPMSVWLMKGFFDTIPWEFEWSGIIDGASRIKVWWKIMLPLIKPGILAVALFGFLAGWQDLIYVRTFLIDQTLATFIEANIEAEYSHMPLIAAAGTLYLLPTIIFFLTAQQLLLQGYSGGIKG, from the coding sequence ATGAGAGATGTGGAAACTAGGTCCAGGAGATATGAATGGTTGATAGTAGCAGTTATCATCTTTGCAAGTCTCCCTCTTATATTAGGATTTGCTTTGTTAGCTCTATCGAGTTTTAGCAAGGATATGATAACCAATCTAAGTTTAGAGTCTTTTAGGCCTACCATTGAAAATTGGGTAAATGTCTTTCAAGGAAAACTGGCCATAACAGGGGGTATACGCCAGAATATATTAAAAATAACTTTTAATACTCTTGTAGTTGCTCTTGGAGTTTCTGGTATAGTTACCTTGATTAGTACACTTGCTGGTTATTCTCTCTCTAGAATGAAGTTTAGAGGGAGAACAGTAATGATGCTCCTTCTTCTTGTACTTCATGCCTTTCCGGGAGTTGCATTAATTGTAGGAGTTTATCTTTTCTATCGCCTGACTTTTCCCCAAGATCCGTCCCTGGTTCGAATTTATTCATTTTTCTATGTAGTACTTGCAAGAGCAGCTCTAGAAATTCCAATGTCCGTATGGCTAATGAAAGGTTTCTTTGATACAATCCCTTGGGAGTTTGAATGGTCTGGAATAATAGATGGGGCATCTAGGATAAAAGTGTGGTGGAAGATAATGCTACCCTTAATCAAACCGGGTATATTGGCAGTAGCTTTATTTGGATTTTTAGCAGGTTGGCAAGATTTGATTTATGTGAGAACATTTTTAATAGATCAAACTCTTGCAACGTTTATTGAGGCCAACATTGAGGCAGAGTACTCGCACATGCCTCTCATAGCAGCCGCTGGAACGCTATATCTTTTACCTACCATAATTTTCTTCCTAACGGCCCAACAGTTGCTCCTCCAAGGTTATTCAGGAGGAATCAAGGGGTGA
- a CDS encoding carbohydrate ABC transporter permease — MKGEKLRSLSFFLSPMIAMVGIFYLIPLVFTVYISFTKMRNWNTEKYLSEIVGLYNYQRLFHMFQHDPMIRAILLTTVVFVGITLIINVFGGLLLALGTFFINESSASSIRLLWLLPRMSPIAVYSLVWYYFFHGSDIGTLNSILLKLGVVSEPIPWGQITPWGVWSIIIFVNGLVGVSFGMIVFTSALNQIPKELVIAARVDGASAWQISRKILIPMLKWHFLYVLTWQFLSLLTTYPHLFLLVEWDLVNRDYGTTLALYVFNTAFGRGEQDQGLAAAAAVLLSIIGIMGGYVTLKVLQFERMIHEPRGDVE, encoded by the coding sequence ATGAAGGGAGAAAAGCTTCGAAGTCTTTCCTTTTTTCTTTCTCCAATGATAGCAATGGTGGGTATATTCTATTTAATCCCTCTTGTATTCACTGTTTATATAAGCTTCACGAAAATGAGGAACTGGAATACGGAAAAGTATTTGAGTGAGATTGTTGGTCTTTATAACTATCAACGGCTCTTTCACATGTTTCAGCATGATCCCATGATTAGAGCGATCCTTCTAACCACCGTTGTTTTCGTTGGGATAACGCTCATTATAAACGTTTTTGGAGGCCTTCTTTTGGCATTGGGGACGTTTTTTATAAATGAAAGTTCTGCTTCAAGTATTAGGCTTCTCTGGCTACTTCCTAGAATGTCCCCAATAGCTGTTTATAGTTTAGTGTGGTACTACTTCTTCCATGGGAGTGATATTGGAACATTGAATTCTATTTTGCTTAAGTTGGGGGTGGTCTCTGAACCAATTCCTTGGGGTCAAATAACTCCTTGGGGAGTGTGGAGCATTATTATCTTTGTTAATGGACTTGTAGGGGTTAGTTTTGGTATGATAGTCTTTACGTCCGCGTTAAATCAGATACCTAAAGAACTCGTGATAGCAGCTAGGGTAGATGGGGCCTCTGCATGGCAGATTTCAAGGAAAATTTTAATCCCCATGCTGAAATGGCACTTTCTTTACGTCCTTACTTGGCAGTTTCTTAGCTTACTCACTACATATCCTCACCTTTTCCTGCTAGTTGAATGGGATTTGGTGAATAGAGATTATGGAACAACGCTTGCTTTATATGTCTTTAACACTGCTTTTGGCCGGGGAGAACAAGATCAGGGTTTGGCAGCAGCGGCAGCGGTTTTATTATCCATAATTGGCATCATGGGTGGTTATGTTACCCTAAAGGTACTCCAATTTGAAAGGATGATCCATGAGCCGAGGGGTGATGTAGAATGA
- a CDS encoding extracellular solute-binding protein: MKGKFGTVVILVVLFGVVASGCIGGQETPETKRTTVELSGDFVKDAVAIGKVLEENGISEVKFSAWGSGDPNSVMRVHGIVEAARRINKIWEENGINVKIIITDKHYAAAFQDAYQEYLSKQPLGQAGDFFVNSYAFLPTLADEGYILEITEYANAYKSVIEDFYPSLIEASKFDGKLYGLPQDTEARPLYIRRDVAAKIGFNLEGIEEKVKNGEFTWGDVYQWAKKAKGSGVAEWGLIHRKGSAHPDLIQFIFAFGGKLYNEESKKLVVDVPAIYKWFYVEWKFAQDGLLPGDIMSWDWAKQIHPAIVEGRTLFDIGGTWYWTEWQTKDYYGKEGTPRPIKPEEVQKWFAYTLFPAGEKGLQPVTLSQPFVWMINSKAGQQNPKYEELEEIYHELAFLMIIKASDPDINAIHSVISAHLPVRKAAAELISDEKWLNDLKSLNLDLDQEVKDNLKDIVATTVHPINAKFLADVSYMLEYTKFAPAHPKYPALADIFKEALDKVLRGDMTPEEGVDYIIQKVNADPELAENVEVIGEIPKDWQFP; the protein is encoded by the coding sequence GTGAAAGGGAAATTTGGAACAGTAGTTATATTGGTAGTTCTTTTTGGAGTGGTGGCAAGTGGGTGCATTGGCGGCCAGGAGACTCCTGAGACAAAAAGAACTACTGTTGAGCTGAGTGGAGACTTTGTCAAAGATGCAGTAGCGATAGGAAAGGTTCTTGAAGAAAACGGAATAAGCGAAGTTAAGTTTTCTGCATGGGGTTCTGGAGATCCCAATAGTGTTATGAGGGTTCATGGGATTGTTGAAGCAGCTAGAAGGATAAACAAAATCTGGGAAGAGAATGGTATTAATGTGAAGATAATAATAACCGACAAACATTATGCTGCAGCTTTTCAGGATGCTTATCAAGAGTATCTTAGCAAACAACCTCTTGGTCAGGCTGGAGATTTCTTTGTAAATTCCTATGCATTCTTACCAACTCTAGCAGATGAAGGTTACATTCTCGAGATAACAGAATACGCCAACGCATACAAGAGTGTGATAGAGGATTTCTACCCATCCCTTATAGAGGCGTCCAAGTTTGATGGAAAGCTATATGGATTGCCTCAAGATACAGAGGCAAGACCTCTTTACATAAGGAGAGACGTAGCTGCAAAGATTGGTTTCAATTTAGAGGGAATTGAGGAGAAGGTTAAAAATGGCGAATTCACATGGGGCGACGTTTATCAATGGGCAAAGAAAGCAAAAGGAAGTGGAGTGGCAGAATGGGGCCTTATACACAGAAAAGGCTCTGCTCATCCAGACTTAATCCAATTCATCTTTGCCTTTGGTGGAAAGCTCTACAATGAGGAATCTAAAAAGCTTGTCGTTGATGTTCCTGCAATCTACAAATGGTTTTATGTTGAGTGGAAATTTGCCCAAGATGGACTTCTTCCAGGGGATATAATGAGTTGGGACTGGGCGAAACAAATCCATCCTGCGATTGTTGAAGGAAGAACACTCTTTGACATTGGTGGAACATGGTATTGGACAGAGTGGCAAACGAAGGATTATTATGGAAAAGAAGGGACTCCAAGACCTATAAAGCCTGAAGAAGTTCAGAAATGGTTTGCTTATACATTATTCCCTGCTGGTGAAAAAGGACTACAACCAGTGACTCTGAGCCAACCTTTTGTGTGGATGATAAACTCCAAAGCAGGTCAACAAAATCCAAAATATGAGGAACTCGAGGAAATATATCATGAGCTTGCTTTCTTAATGATAATAAAGGCAAGTGATCCGGATATAAATGCAATACACAGTGTAATAAGTGCTCATTTGCCTGTTAGAAAAGCTGCCGCGGAGCTCATTAGCGATGAAAAGTGGCTTAACGACTTAAAATCCCTTAATTTGGACTTGGATCAAGAAGTAAAAGATAATTTGAAAGATATAGTTGCAACTACAGTGCATCCAATAAATGCCAAGTTCCTCGCTGACGTGAGCTATATGCTGGAATATACAAAGTTCGCCCCAGCCCATCCAAAATACCCTGCATTGGCCGATATATTCAAAGAAGCTTTAGATAAGGTATTAAGAGGAGACATGACTCCAGAAGAGGGTGTTGATTATATAATCCAGAAAGTAAATGCAGACCCAGAGCTTGCCGAGAACGTAGAAGTCATTGGAGAAATTCCAAAAGACTGGCAATTCCCATGA